The Nocardioides salarius genome includes a region encoding these proteins:
- a CDS encoding phytoene desaturase family protein: MARVVVVGGGYAGLATAGRLAKTGHDVTLLERAATLGGALGSVHADGYRWDAGPTSTLLPAVLRDLFRKTGRPLERELDLVALETVRTHRFVDGSELALPGGSRSGQLRAVEELSPGQGQAWLDHVAAYTDDWEVLRRHYLEQPWERTSLPADLKERLGSRETLQRRLRRTLKDDRLRDVAAHPFVTDGHAVRDVPAWMGLVAYLEQRFGSWTVPGGMARVGEVLAARMSTRGVDVRLRTVVRDVVVRGGRAVAVSTDDGEVDADVVVCAIDPRGLPALARLVERTMPAIPPVVCHVGLSGDLPEVPHELVLHGDPTLVVRTGGEAPDGGAAWTVQGRGRLAEDVLVALARHRIDVRGQVVTRVDRSPRDLVEAWGGSPLGLLWQGRATVQRRLGPDTPVPGVYAAGAHATPGAGLPFVGLSAALVAQCVGPA; the protein is encoded by the coding sequence GTGGCGAGGGTCGTGGTGGTCGGGGGCGGGTACGCCGGCCTCGCCACCGCCGGCCGGCTCGCCAAGACCGGCCACGACGTCACCCTCCTCGAGCGTGCCGCGACCCTCGGCGGGGCCCTGGGCTCGGTGCACGCCGACGGCTACCGCTGGGACGCCGGCCCGACGTCGACGCTGCTTCCCGCGGTGCTGCGCGACCTGTTCCGCAAGACCGGGCGCCCGCTCGAGCGCGAGCTCGACCTGGTCGCGCTGGAGACGGTGCGCACGCACCGCTTCGTCGACGGCTCCGAGCTGGCCCTGCCCGGCGGGTCGCGCTCGGGGCAGCTGCGGGCGGTGGAGGAGCTCTCCCCCGGCCAGGGCCAGGCGTGGCTCGACCACGTCGCGGCCTACACCGACGACTGGGAGGTGCTGCGCCGCCACTACCTCGAGCAGCCGTGGGAGCGCACCTCGCTGCCGGCCGACCTCAAGGAGCGGCTGGGCTCGCGCGAGACCCTGCAGCGGCGGCTGCGCCGCACGCTCAAGGACGACCGGCTGCGCGACGTCGCGGCCCACCCCTTCGTCACCGACGGCCACGCCGTCCGCGACGTCCCCGCCTGGATGGGCCTGGTGGCCTACCTCGAGCAGCGCTTCGGGTCCTGGACGGTGCCCGGCGGGATGGCACGGGTCGGCGAGGTGCTCGCCGCGCGGATGAGCACCCGCGGGGTCGACGTGCGCCTGCGCACCGTCGTGCGCGACGTCGTGGTGCGCGGCGGCCGGGCCGTGGCGGTCAGCACCGACGACGGCGAGGTCGACGCCGACGTCGTCGTCTGCGCGATCGACCCCCGCGGCCTGCCGGCACTGGCCAGGCTGGTCGAGCGCACCATGCCGGCGATCCCGCCCGTCGTGTGCCACGTGGGGCTGAGCGGTGACCTGCCCGAGGTGCCCCACGAGCTCGTGCTGCACGGCGACCCCACGCTGGTGGTGCGCACCGGCGGCGAGGCCCCCGACGGCGGCGCCGCCTGGACCGTGCAGGGCCGCGGCCGCCTGGCCGAGGACGTGCTGGTCGCGCTGGCACGGCACCGCATCGACGTGCGCGGCCAGGTCGTCACCCGGGTCGACCGCTCCCCGCGCGACCTCGTCGAGGCCTGGGGCGGCTCACCGCTCGGCCTGCTGTGGCAGGGCCGGGCCACGGTGCAGCGCCGCCTCGGCCCCGACACGCCCGTGCCCGGTGTGTACGCCGCCGGCGCGCACGCGACACCGGGCGCGGGGCTGCCCTTCGTGGGGCTGTCGGCGGCCCTGGTGGCCCAGTGCGTGGGACCCGCCTGA
- a CDS encoding YbaK/EbsC family protein translates to MSTEHPGIARFRAELARLGGHGEVVVLPDAVHTAALAAEALGCEVGAIANSLLFDAGGSPVLVLTSGAHRVDVRALAERIGVERLARAGPDFVREHTGQVIGGVSPLAHPAPVPTYLDEWLARHEVVWAAAGHPAAVFSTSFEELRQMTGAGVVDVEAPPA, encoded by the coding sequence ATGAGCACCGAGCACCCGGGCATCGCCCGGTTCCGCGCCGAGCTGGCCCGCCTGGGTGGGCACGGCGAGGTCGTCGTCCTGCCCGACGCCGTCCACACCGCCGCGCTGGCCGCCGAGGCCCTGGGCTGCGAGGTGGGCGCGATCGCCAACAGCCTGCTCTTCGACGCCGGCGGCTCGCCGGTGCTGGTGCTGACCTCGGGCGCGCACCGGGTCGACGTGCGGGCGCTCGCCGAGCGCATCGGGGTCGAGCGCCTCGCCCGGGCCGGCCCCGACTTCGTGCGCGAGCACACGGGGCAGGTGATCGGCGGGGTCTCCCCCCTCGCCCACCCGGCGCCGGTGCCGACGTACCTCGACGAGTGGCTGGCGCGCCACGAGGTCGTCTGGGCGGCCGCGGGCCACCCCGCCGCCGTCTTCTCGACCTCCTTCGAGGAGCTGCGCCAGATGACCGGCGCCGGCGTCGTCGACGTCGAGGCCCCGCCGGCCTGA